In Apus apus isolate bApuApu2 chromosome 27, bApuApu2.pri.cur, whole genome shotgun sequence, the following proteins share a genomic window:
- the EFNA1 gene encoding ephrin-A1 isoform X1: MERWWERLALLGLALCWAAAAERHTVFWNSSNPRFMWSDYTVEVRLNDYLDIICPHYEEGSVDPHTMERYTLYLVELEEFQACKPSSKEQIRWECNKPSALHGPEKFSEKFQRFTPFTLGKEFKEGHSYYYISKPIHHHGEACLKLKVMVAGKGTPAPPVPASTQKGRIQADDAAAHVLRSVGQNSAMRGSSPFTFISLLLPLLVPQGL, encoded by the exons ATGGAGCGGTGGTGGGAGcgcctggccctgctggggctcGCCCTGTGCTGGGCGGCCGCGGCCGAGCGACACACGGTCTTCTGGAATAGCTCCAACCCCCG GTTCATGTGGAGCGACTACACAGTGGAGGTGCGCCTCAACGACTACCTGGACATCATCTGCCCGCACTACGAGGAGGGGAGCGTGGACCCCCACACCATGGAGCGCTACACACTCTACCTTGTGGAGCTCGAGGAGTTCCAGGCCTGCAAGCCCAGCTCCAAGGAGCAGATCCGCTGGGAGTGCAACAAGCCCAGCGCCTTGCATGGCCCAGAGAAGTTTTCTGAGAAATTCCAGCGCTTCACCCCCTTCACCCTGGGCAAGGAGTTCAAGGAGGGGCACAGCTACTACTACATCT CCAAGCCCATCCACCACCACGGTGAAGCGTGCCTGAAGCTGAAAGTCATGGTGGCTGGCAAAGGCA CTCCGGCACCGCCTGTCCCTGCCTCCACCCAGAAGGGGAGGATCCAGGCAG ATGATGCAGCAGCCCACGTGCTGAGGAGTGTGGGGCAGAACTCGGCCATGAGGGGCAGCAGCCCCTTCACCTTCatcagcctcctcctgcccctcctggtGCCACAGGGGCTGTGA
- the EFNA1 gene encoding ephrin-A1 isoform X2 codes for MERWWERLALLGLALCWAAAAERHTVFWNSSNPRFMWSDYTVEVRLNDYLDIICPHYEEGSVDPHTMERYTLYLVELEEFQACKPSSKEQIRWECNKPSALHGPEKFSEKFQRFTPFTLGKEFKEGHSYYYISKPIHHHGEACLKLKVMVAGKGNDAAAHVLRSVGQNSAMRGSSPFTFISLLLPLLVPQGL; via the exons ATGGAGCGGTGGTGGGAGcgcctggccctgctggggctcGCCCTGTGCTGGGCGGCCGCGGCCGAGCGACACACGGTCTTCTGGAATAGCTCCAACCCCCG GTTCATGTGGAGCGACTACACAGTGGAGGTGCGCCTCAACGACTACCTGGACATCATCTGCCCGCACTACGAGGAGGGGAGCGTGGACCCCCACACCATGGAGCGCTACACACTCTACCTTGTGGAGCTCGAGGAGTTCCAGGCCTGCAAGCCCAGCTCCAAGGAGCAGATCCGCTGGGAGTGCAACAAGCCCAGCGCCTTGCATGGCCCAGAGAAGTTTTCTGAGAAATTCCAGCGCTTCACCCCCTTCACCCTGGGCAAGGAGTTCAAGGAGGGGCACAGCTACTACTACATCT CCAAGCCCATCCACCACCACGGTGAAGCGTGCCTGAAGCTGAAAGTCATGGTGGCTGGCAAAGGCA ATGATGCAGCAGCCCACGTGCTGAGGAGTGTGGGGCAGAACTCGGCCATGAGGGGCAGCAGCCCCTTCACCTTCatcagcctcctcctgcccctcctggtGCCACAGGGGCTGTGA